The following proteins are co-located in the Gossypium hirsutum isolate 1008001.06 chromosome A02, Gossypium_hirsutum_v2.1, whole genome shotgun sequence genome:
- the LOC107951801 gene encoding DNA gyrase subunit B, chloroplastic/mitochondrial encodes MALLPRYLYPHLPLRLMASRSHFFVHFPSFHSLASFPRHSIFFHPRTNFALKSICWFPVQNVLTPRAFMSSNITTEAFHGSKSSKAYNSEQIQVLEGLDPVRKRPGMYIGSTGPRGLHHLVYEILDNAVDEAQAGFATQIDVVLHSDGSVSITDNGRGIPTDFHPVTKKSALETVLTVLHAGGKFGGLSSGYSVSGGLHGVGLSVVNALSEALEVTVWRDGMEYRQKYSRGKPVMPLTCHGLSTESKDRQGTCIWFWPDNKIFTTAIEFDYNTLAGRIRELAFLNPKLTITLKKEDNDPEKSLYNEYFFAGGLFEYVKWLNADKKPLHDVLGFSRQIDGTIIDVALQWCSDAYSDTMLGYANSIRTIDDGTHIEGVKASLTRVLNNFGKKSKIIKDKDISLSGEHVREGLTCIISVKVSNPEFEGQTKTRLGNPEVRKVVDQSVQEFLTEYLELHPDVLDSILSKSLNAFKAALAAKRARELVRQKSVLKSSSLPGKLADCSSTNPEESEIFIVEGDSAGGSAKQGRDRRFQAILPLRGKILNIERRDEAAMYKNEEIQNLIIALGLGVKGEDFKIEHLRYHKIIILTDADVDGAHIRTLLLTFFFRYQRALFDEGCIYVGVPPLYKVERGKQVHYCYHDADLQKVLSSFPQNASYNIQRFKGLGEMMPAQLWETTMDPEQRLLRQLVVEDAAEANRVFSSLMGAQVDARKELIQNFASKINLDKLDI; translated from the exons ATGGCGCTTCTTCCGCGATATCTTTATCCTCATCTTCCTCTTCGTCTTATGGCCTCTCGCTCtcatttttttgttcattttcctTCTTTTCATTCTCTCGCTTCCTTTCCTCGTCATTCCATCTTTTTCCACCCcag GACAAACTTTGCATTGAAGAGCATTTGCTGGTTTCCAGTTCAAAATGTACTTACGCCAAGGGCATTTATGTCTTCTAACATCACAACTGAAGCTTTTCATGGAAGCAAAAGCTCGAAAGCTTATAACTCTGAGCAAATTCAG GTTCTGGAAGGATTGGACCCTGTTAGAAAAAGACCCGGAATGTATATTGGAAGTACAGGTCCTCGTGGTTTGCACCATTTG GTATACGAGATTTTGGATAATGCTGTTGATGAGGCTCAAGCAGGTTTTGCAACACAAATAGATGTTGTTTTACATTCAGATGGTTCCGTGAGCATAACTGATAATGGGCGTGGG ATTCCAACTGATTTCCATCCTGTCACAAAGAAATCTGCCTTGGAAACAGTGTTGACG GTGTTACATGCAGGTGGCAAGTTTGGTGGCTTAAGTAGTGGTTACAGTGTCTCTGGTGGCTTGCATGGTGTGGGTTTATCTGTGGTTAATGCCTTATCTGAG GCTTTAGAAGTCACTGTTTGGAGAGATGGAATGGAATACCGGCAAAAATATTCACGGGGGAAGCCTGTAATGCCACTAACATGTCATGGGCTTTCAACTGAATCAAAGGATCGTCAAGGGACATGCATTTGGTTTTGGCCTGACAATAAAA TATTTACCACTGCAATTGAGTTTGACTACAACACACTTGCTGGACGAATTAGAGAACTTGCTTTTCTGAACCCTAAG CTTACTATCACTCTTAAAAAAGAAGATAACGATCCAGAGAAGAGCCTTTATAATGAATATTTCTTTGCTGGGGGACTGTTTGAATATGTGAAATGGCTAAATGCTGATAAG AAACCACTTCATGATGTGCTAGGTTTCAGCAGACAAATAGATGGAACCATAATTGATGTTGCTCTCCAGTG GTGTTCAGATGCATATTCAGATACAATGTTGGGTTATGCCAACAGCATACGAACCATTGATGATGGCACACATATAGAAGGGGTCAAGGCTTCATTGACAAGAGTCCTCAATAACTTTGGAAAAAAGTCTAAGATTATCAAG GATAAGGATATTAGCTTAAGTGGTGAACATGTTAGGGAGGGACTGACATGCATTATTTCTGTGAAAGTGTCAAATCCAGAATTTGAAGGACAAACTAAG ACAAGATTGGGAAATCCTGAGGTGCGAAAAGTGGTTGATCAATCTGTTCAAGAGTTTCTTACTGAATATTTGGAGTTGCATCCAGATGTACTTGATTCAATCCTTTCCAAGTCCCTAAATGCTTTCAAG GCAGCTCTTGCAGCAAAAAGGGCAAGGGAATTAGTCCGGCAAAAGAGTGTGTTAAAATCATCATCTCTTCCTGGAAAACTGGCCGATTGTTCATCCACAAATCCAGAAGAATCTG AGATTTTCATAGTTGAAGGAGACTCAGCTGGTGGCAGTGCCAAGCAAGGCCGCGATAGGCGCTTTCAG GCCATCCTTCCCCTGAGgggtaaaattttgaatattgaaaGGAGGGATGAGGCAGCAATGTACAAAAACgaagaaattcaaaatttgattaTTGCTCTTGGACTTGGGGTGAAG GGAGAGGATTTTAAAATAGAACACCTACGGTATCATAAGATCATTATCTTAACAGATGCTGATGTAGATGGTGCTCATATCCGAACTCTGCTTCTGACATTTTTCTTCAGATATCAG AGAGCCTTATTTGATGAAGGTTGCATTTATGTTGGTGTTCCACCTCTTTACAAG GTTGAAAGGGGAAAACAAGTACACTATTGTTATCATGATGCAGACCTTCAAAAGGTCTTGAGCTCGTTCCCGCAGAATGCATCATACAACATTCAGAGATTCAAAG GTTTGGGTGAGATGATGCCAGCTCAGCTGTGGGAAACAACAATGGATCCTGAGCAAAGGTTACTGAGGCAATTAGTGGTTGAAGATGCGGCTGAAGCTAATAGAGTGTTTTCATCCCTTATGGGTGCTCAG gTGGATGCAAGGAAGGAGCTCATCCAGAATTTTGCAAGCAAGATCAATCTCGATAAGCTGGATATTTGA